The Musa acuminata AAA Group cultivar baxijiao chromosome BXJ2-2, Cavendish_Baxijiao_AAA, whole genome shotgun sequence genome has a segment encoding these proteins:
- the LOC135605337 gene encoding CASP-like protein 2D1, whose amino-acid sequence MRRGAGFAPASSSHGRTFRSLDLFLRLTVIPLSAASLWVMATNKQANDAYGKVEFSNITGLKYLVCTNAISLGYAAASILLSFLGCFDSDWLFFILDQVFAYLMVTSGSAATEVMYLAYQGDTEASWSEGCSYYGKFCSKGKASLFLHFAAFVCFVALSLLSAYEVFSKYEAPPLSSKDVGDQAG is encoded by the exons ATGAGACGTGGAGCTGGATTCGCTCCTGCCTCTTCCAGCCATGGCAGGACTTTCAGATCTCTGGATCTCTTCCTCAGGCTCACAGTTATTCCCCTCAGTGCTGCCTCCTTGTGGGTGATGGCCACCAACAAGCAGGCCAACGATGCCTACGGCAAGGTGGAATTCAGCAACATCACCGGACTCAA GTACTTGGTCTGCACAAATGCCATCTCCCTCGGCTACGCTGCTGCTTCGATTCTCCTTTCTTTCCTTGGGTGCTTCGACAGCGACTGGCTTTTCTTCATCTTGGACCAG GTGTTTGCCTACCTGATGGTGACATCGGGATCAGCTGCGACGGAGGTGATGTATTTGGCATATCAGGGGGACACGGAAGCCTCATGGAGTGAAGGGTGCAGTTACTACGGCAAGTTCTGCAGCAAGGGCAAGGCGTCGTTGTTCTTGCACTTTGCGGCGTTCGTGTGCTTCGTGGCTCTGTCACTGCTTTCAGCTTACGAGGTCTTCAGCAAGTATGAGGCACCTCCTCTTTCTTCCAAAGACGTGGGAGACCAGGCGGGATAG
- the LOC135604932 gene encoding protein S40-6-like, which translates to MAKARRHAPDRLLGCTHEGHVAGADFPDLAEDEVFWSSDYGSAAGESSWRRSDFNRARPWAARREGGLSLAFEDGCMPRRSAASAASAPVEVPVWPKFLQAEPDAPVGLFDREVEEETRDGGWVPPHEYLAREKGRSVATSVLEGAGRTLKGRDMSRVRDAVWSRTGFFG; encoded by the coding sequence ATGGCGAAGGCGCGGAGACACGCCCCGGACCGCCTCCTCGGCTGCACGCACGAAGGTCACGTGGCGGGGGCGGACTTCCCCGACCTCGCCGAGGACGAGGTGTTCTGGTCCTCGGACTACGGCTCAGCTGCCGGCGAGTCGAGCTGGCGCCGGTCCGATTTCAACAGGGCTCGCCCATGGGCCGCCCGTCGAGAGGGCGGACTCTCTCTCGCCTTCGAGGACGGATGCATGCCACGACGGAGCGCCGCGTCGGCTGCCTCGGCGCCGGTGGAGGTCCCCGTCTGGCCCAAGTTCCTCCAGGCCGAGCCTGACGCGCCGGTCGGGCTGTTCGAccgggaggtggaggaggagacaAGGGACGGAGGGTGGGTGCCGCCGCACGAGTACTTGGCGAGGGAGAAGGGGAGGAGCGTGGCGACGTCGGTGCTCGAAGGGGCCGGCCGCACGCTCAAGGGCCGGGACATGAGCCGCGTTCGGGATGCCGTTTGGAGTCGGACCGGATTCTTTGGTTGA
- the LOC135604931 gene encoding peroxidase 1-like — MRSSIALSKSLLLLLLGFLCCSSTEAHVEFGFYNDTCPHAEAIVLHEMTRIIADDPTLAGSLLRMQFQDCFVRGCDASILLDSSNNNVAEKDAIPNKSLRGFDVIDRVKAKLEEACPGIVSCADIIAMAARDSVYLANGPYFPIQTGRRDGNKSEASDLMANLSPPTANITELKAFFLQKNLTVKDLVVLSGAHTIGFSHCSSFSQRLYNFSGKGDTDPSLDMEYAEKLKRKCKPHDHDDMRTLVKMDPKSPRRFDLGYYKLVSDGKGLFASDEALLHDPETRAYVERQAMASSAEEFFKDFGSSMVIMGKIGVLTHQKGEIRKKCAYVN, encoded by the exons ATGAGGTCTTCCATTGCTCTGTCCAAATCCTTGCTGCTCTTGCTCCTTGGTTTCCTTTGTTGTAGCTCGACAGAAGCCCACGTCGAGTTTGGATTCTACAACGATACATGTCCCCATGCAGAGGCTATAGTTCTTCACGAAATGACAAGGATTATAGCTGACGACCCAACACTTGCAGGCTCTTTGTTGCGGATGCAATTCCAAGATTGTTTTGTTAGA GGATGTGATGCTTCCATCTTGTTGGATTCTTCGAACAACAACGTGGCTGAGAAGGATGCCATCCCCAACAAAAGCCTTCGGGGTTTCGACGTGATCGATCGGGTCAAGGCTAAGCTGGAGGAAGCTTGTCCGGGGATCGTCTCCTGCGCTGACATCATAGCCATGGCAGCTCGTGATTCGGTTTACTTG GCAAATGGACCATATTTTCCGATTCAAACTGGTCGAAGAGATGGAAACAAATCAGAAGCTTCTGACCTCATGGCTAATCTGTCACCACCGACTGCCAACATCACCGAGCTCAAAGCTTTTTTCCTCCAGAAAAACCTAACCGTCAAAGACCTTGTTGTTCTATCAG GTGCACACACCATCGGTTTCTCCCATTGCTCATCCTTCTCGCAGCGACTGTATAACTTCAGCGGGAAGGGCGACACGGACCCATCACTGGACATGGAGTACGCAGAAAAGTTGAAGAGGAAATGCAAGCCCCATGATCATGATGACATGAGGACCCTGGTGAAGATGGATCCCAAGAGCCCCAGAAGATTTGACTTGGGCTACTACAAGCTCGTCTCCGACGGGAAAGGCCTCTTCGCATCCGATGAGGCTCTCCTCCACGACCCCGAGACGAGAGCGTACGTCGAGCGCCAGGCCATGGCATCGTCGGCAGAGGAGTTCTTCAAGGATTTCGGGAGCTCGATGGTTATCATGGGAAAGATCGGAGTGCTCACACACCAGAAAGGCGAGATCAGAAAGAAGTGCGCTTACGTCAACTAA
- the LOC103970923 gene encoding uncharacterized protein LOC103970923, which produces MHFCSSSPAASFADNDELAMPDTDRFYCWLLQFFVLSGLVVFFIWLSLRISDPSYTIVEVTILQPNNGTADSTVFFGIEIANRNRGCRVYYSDMNVSLYVMDASVGSTTIQPFYQGHGKTAQVRGGASCGRWVSDAISSGTAQLRFELMAAVKYKMWFWRSRLHRMSMQGSVHVGKDGKLSRTSKMVRMRPSQKKRRSRLKPQK; this is translated from the coding sequence ATGCACTTCTGCTCCTCTTCTCCCGCAGCATCGTTCGCAGACAATGATGAGCTCGCCATGCCGGACACGGACAGGTTCTATTGCTGGCTGCTCCAATTCTTCGTCCTCTCCGGCCTCGTCGTCTTCTTCATATGGCTGAGCCTCCGCATCTCCGACCCCTCCTACACCATCGTCGAGGTCACCATCCTGCAACCAAACAACGGCACCGCCGACTCCACCGTCTTCTTCGGCATCGAAATCGCCAACAGGAACAGAGGCTGCAGGGTTTACTACAGCGACATGAACGTGTCGCTGTACGTGATGGATGCGAGCGTGGGGTCAACGACGATACAGCCTTTCTACCAGGGCCACGGGAAGACTGCCCAGGTGAGGGGAGGGGCGAGCTGCGGCCGGTGGGTCAGCGACGCCATCAGCAGCGGGACAGCGCAGCTGAGATTTGAGTTGATGGCGGCGGTGAAGTACAAGATGTGGTTTTGGAGGAGCAGACTGCACCGGATGAGCATGCAGGGAAGCGTCCACGTAGGGAAGGATGGGAAGCTCTCGAGAACGAGCAAAATGGTGAGAATGCGCCCTTCTCAGAAGAAACGGAGGTCGCGGCTCAAGCCTCAGAAGTAG
- the LOC135605334 gene encoding BTB/POZ domain-containing protein At3g22104-like: MTCDLEVDVNGEEIFLVDKEVLSSFCGRVRKLIDPTSIASATKPLKVAFTDLPGGAEAFELMTRLCYNNVATRITPRTTCLLHSVAHFMEMTDGGVSSSVNLLKLIQKSLEGIPYWSWSEIVLALRQCQDLFPVASTSGLMDRILESLAGRITAASDVSPAVSSPESSAFRFSFDTRSTMSTKNCNHRAWWFEDLVVLNPAMIEKIVKSMVLHKVDQVLISRFLAHYLKSAASNASSSDKKEAAETIINLLHSLDASCVSCKGLFGVLRISSSLKISKCCQSKLESMIGNKFDQATLDNLLVPAPSGTKSLYDVNLILRFLKSFLRIEGRKSITELKQAGSLMDSYLAEVAPDSSLKPLKFVALATALPDEARDSHDAIYGAIDMYLEVHTQLSGEEKMKMFCAINYEKLSSESCKHLASNRKFPSRTAIRALISQQSKLRSLLKEVNQLKKHSGALPKANPSKENRFSDDEQIILYAKKVDLSTENEKLKSQLQGMQWKVMELERICRKMQAQMARATKKNRTVSPSNARSLPRLCS, encoded by the exons ATGACTTGCGATCTTGAAGTGGACGTCAATGGGGAAGAGATCTTCCTGGTTGATAAG GAAGTCCTCTCATCCTTCTGCGGAAGAGTGAGGAAGTTGATCGATCCAACATCCATCGCTTCAGCCACAAAACCCCTCAAAGTGGCATTCACGGACTTGCCTGGAGGAGCAGAGGCATTTGAGTTGATGACAAGGTTATGCTACAACAATGTCGCGACTCGGATTACTCCCCGCACCACCTGCCTTCTGCACTCTGTCGCTCACTTCATGGAAATGACTGATGGCGGCGTTTCTTCCTCGGTGAACCTGTTGAAGCTGATCCAGAAGTCTCTCGAGGGGATCCCTTACTGGTCATGGTCTGAGATCGTACTCGCCCTGAGACAATGCCAAGATTTGTTTCCGGTGGCGAGCACCTCGGGGTTGATGGATAGAATTCTGGAATCCCTGGCTGGTAGAATCACAGCAGCCAGCGATGTTAGTCCGGCAGTCTCCTCTCCTGAGAGCTCTGCGTTCCGGTTCTCGTTCGACACGAGAAGCACGATGAGCACCAAAAATTGCAATCACCGAGCTTGGTGGTTCGAAGATCTTGTGGTGCTGAACCCCGCCATGATCGAAAAGATCGTCAAGAGCATGGTTCTTCACAAAGTAGATCAAGTTTTGATCAGTAGGTTCCTTGCTCATTACCTGAAGAGTGCAGCGTCCAACGCCTCCTCGTCCGACAAGAAAGAGGCCGCTGAAACCATCATCAACCTGCTCCACTCTCTTGATGCAAGCTGTGTGTCCTGCAAGGGTTTGTTTGGTGTTCTTCGAATCTCCTCGTCCTTGAAGATCAGCAAGTGTTGCCAGAGCAAACTGGAGAGTATGATAGGCAACAAGTTCGATCAAGCGACGTTAGATAATTTACTGGTTCCAGCTCCTTCAGGGACGAAGAGCCTCTATGATGTGAATCTAATCTTAAGGTTCTTGAAGTCCTTCCTCAGAATCGAGGGTCGTAAATCCATAACCGAGTTGAAGCAGGCAGGGAGCTTGATGGACTCGTACTTGGCGGAAGTTGCCCCAGATTCCTCTTTGAAGCCTTTAAAGTTCGTGGCACTCGCCACAGCTCTGCCGGACGAAGCAAGAGACTCCCATGATGCGATTTACGGTGCCATCGACATGTATCTCGAG GTTCATACTCAATTATCGGGCGAGGAGAAGATGAAGATGTTTTGTGCAATAAACTACGAGAAGCTGTCGTCAGAATCCTGCAAACACCTTGCGAGCAACAGGAAGTTCCCCTCAAGAACGGCCATCCGAGCTCTCATTTCTCAGCAATCGAAGCTCAGGAGTCTGCTCAAGGAGGTCAACCAATTGAAGAAGCACAGCGGTGCTCTGCCTAAGGCAAATCCGAGCAAGGAGAATAGATTCAGTGATGATGAGCAGATCATTCTTTACGCGAAGAAGGTGGACTTGTCGACGGAGAACGAGAAGCTCAAGTCCCAGCTGCAAGGAATGCAGTGGAAGGTGATGGAATTGGAAAGGATCTGCAGGAAGATGCAAGCACAAATGGCAAGGGCCACGAAGAAGAACAGAACGGTGAGTCCAAGCAATGCCAGATCGCTGCCCAGGCTGTGCTCATGA
- the LOC135604930 gene encoding peroxidase 3-like, which yields MRNVSVRCILICVVLSSLSCVKSDLELGFYDKSCPTAEKMIFDYVKQHVPNAPSLAAALLRMHFHDCFVRGCDASVLINSTRKHQAEKSALPNQSLRGFDFLDRVKSLVEAECPGVVSCADIIALVARDSVVAIGGPYWNVPTGRRDGLISRSSEASKELPAPTFDFTALRSSFSSKGLNLKDLVVLSGAHTIGVSHCRSFSNRLYNFTGKGDEDPSLDSFYAADLRKNKCKTPKDTTTIVEMDPGSFRTFDLGYYKHLLRRRGLFRSDAALATDAATKSAIIKLVNSPLEVFFKEFGLSMEKMGRIEVKTGSAGEIRKNCAVINV from the exons ATGAGGAACGTGAGCGTCAGGTGCATTCTGATATGTGTTGTGTTGAGCTCACTGAGCTGTGTGAAGTCGGATCTTGAGTTGGGTTTCTATGACAAGAGCTGCCCGACCGCGGAGAAGATGATCTTTGACTACGTAAAGCAGCACGTACCCAATGCACCTTCTCTTGCTGCTGCTCTTCTCAGGATGCACTTCCACGACTGCTTTGTGAGG GGTTGCGATGCTTCTGTGCTGATAAACTCCACCAGAAAGCACCAAGCAGAGAAATCGGCACTGCCGAACCAAAGCCTCCGTGGCTTCGATTTCCTGGACAGAGTGAAGAGCTTGGTGGAAGCTGAATGCCCAGGGGTTGTTTCCTGTGCAGATATCATTGCCTTGGTTGCAAGGGATTCAGTCGTAGCCATA GGAGGCCCGTATTGGAATGTTCCAACAGGACGTAGAGATGGTCTGATCTCGAGGTCGTCGGAGGCATCCAAGGAGCTCCCTGCACCAACATTCGACTTCACTGCTCTTCGATCATCTTTTTCTAGCAAAGGATTAAATCTGAAAGATTTAGTAGTACTGTCAG GAGCTCATACTATCGGAGTCTCTCACTGCCGATCGTTCAGTAATCGGCTGTACAATTTCACCGGTAAAGGCGACGAAGATCCCTCCCTAGACAGCTTCTACGCAGCCGACCTGAGGAAGAACAAGTGCAAAACTCCAAAGGACACGACGACGATTGTGGAAATGGATCCGGGTAGCTTCAGAACCTTCGATCTGGGATACTACAAACACCTGCTCCGGAGACGAGGCCTCTTCCGGTCTGATGCAGCTCTGGCCACTGATGCTGCCACCAAGTCGGCGATCATTAAGCTTGTGAACAGTCCCCTGGAAGTCTTCTTCAAAGAATTTGGCTTGTCTATGGAGAAGATGGGCAGGATTGAGGTAAAGACGGGATCTGCAGGCGAAATCAGGAAGAACTGTGCTGTCATCAATGTTTAG